The Propionispora hippei DSM 15287 genome includes a window with the following:
- a CDS encoding DUF4342 domain-containing protein produces MEEITLEKIDAIRSRTGVSYREAKEALEQARGNVVEALIALESEKQTNWTEEFSVRSSEVIDKVKELIHEGNVNSIRVKHEDKTLVDIPVGLGALGAVFLPQLAALGVLVAVFKRCTIEVIRNDKNDHEE; encoded by the coding sequence ATGGAAGAAATTACTCTGGAAAAGATTGACGCTATACGGAGCAGAACTGGTGTTTCTTATCGTGAGGCCAAGGAAGCACTGGAACAAGCGCGGGGCAATGTCGTTGAGGCCTTGATTGCGCTGGAAAGCGAAAAACAGACGAACTGGACGGAGGAGTTTTCCGTCCGATCCTCAGAAGTGATTGATAAGGTGAAAGAACTGATTCATGAAGGAAATGTCAATAGCATTCGGGTAAAGCATGAGGATAAGACCTTGGTGGATATTCCTGTCGGCTTAGGTGCGCTTGGCGCTGTTTTTCTACCGCAACTGGCCGCGTTAGGTGTTTTGGTTGCCGTGTTTAAGCGCTGCACCATTGAAGTTATTCGCAACGATAAGAACGATCACGAAGAATAA